The following are encoded together in the Thalassomonas haliotis genome:
- the yaaA gene encoding peroxide stress protein YaaA: MLLVVSPAKNLDFESPLPTDAYSQPSLLEYSQSLIETCVKLTPAEIASLMSISDKLAGLNAARFSEWQQPFTPNNARPAVLAFNGDVYGGLDASSFCQDDFDFAQQHMRILSGLYGLLKPLDLMQAYRLEMGTKLENSKGKNLYQFWDNIITDALNQALAAQGDDVLINLASNEYFKAVKKKNLSAQVITPAFKDWKNGQYKMISFYAKKARGLMARYIIQNRLTEVGQLKGFDLGGYQYSEAFSKGNDWVFTRKEAE, from the coding sequence ATGTTACTTGTTGTCTCACCGGCCAAAAACCTGGATTTTGAATCCCCTTTACCTACAGATGCCTATAGCCAGCCATCTTTGCTCGAGTATAGCCAGTCCCTGATCGAGACCTGCGTTAAACTGACCCCGGCTGAAATCGCCTCATTAATGAGTATCAGCGACAAGCTGGCGGGGTTAAATGCCGCCCGCTTTAGCGAATGGCAGCAGCCTTTTACCCCGAACAATGCCCGCCCTGCGGTATTGGCCTTTAACGGTGATGTATACGGCGGTTTGGATGCAAGCTCTTTTTGCCAGGATGATTTTGATTTTGCCCAGCAGCATATGCGCATTCTGTCCGGTTTATACGGCTTGTTAAAACCGCTCGATCTGATGCAGGCCTATCGCCTGGAAATGGGCACGAAACTGGAAAACAGCAAAGGCAAAAACCTCTATCAGTTTTGGGATAATATTATCACCGACGCTTTGAACCAGGCGCTGGCGGCGCAGGGGGATGATGTGTTGATCAACCTGGCTTCCAATGAATATTTTAAGGCGGTGAAAAAGAAAAACCTGTCGGCGCAGGTGATCACTCCGGCCTTTAAAGACTGGAAAAACGGTCAATATAAGATGATCAGTTTTTATGCCAAGAAAGCCCGCGGCCTGATGGCGCGTTATATTATTCAGAACCGGTTAACCGAAGTTGGCCAGCTGAAAGGTTTTGATCTTGGTGGTTACCAGTACAGTGAAGCATTCAGTAAAGGCAACGACTGGGTGTTTACCCGAAAAGAAGCGGAATAA
- a CDS encoding lysozyme inhibitor LprI family protein — protein MNKAFIACTGLLLLNLPSNNAFAAKNLTQCEQVKDDDSKYLRCLDIVKASVERELQTWINNQIFKLEEKTLVTGRESALTTFKRSQNNFLTFRENNCRWQYLALSPGKSAVPTYKKCFINISKTRITELSQLD, from the coding sequence ATGAACAAAGCCTTTATTGCCTGCACCGGCTTATTACTACTAAATTTGCCCTCAAACAATGCATTTGCCGCCAAAAACCTGACTCAATGTGAGCAAGTAAAAGATGATGACAGTAAATACCTCAGATGCCTGGATATAGTCAAAGCATCGGTTGAGCGTGAATTACAAACCTGGATTAATAATCAGATTTTTAAACTGGAAGAGAAAACCCTGGTTACCGGACGAGAATCGGCATTGACTACCTTTAAACGCTCACAGAACAACTTTCTCACCTTCAGAGAAAATAACTGCCGCTGGCAATACCTGGCATTATCGCCAGGAAAAAGTGCCGTTCCGACTTATAAGAAATGTTTTATCAATATCAGCAAAACCCGGATCACAGAGTTAAGCCAACTGGATTAA
- the wecB gene encoding non-hydrolyzing UDP-N-acetylglucosamine 2-epimerase, with the protein MAIKVLTVFGTRPEAIKMAPLVCALNESTGIDAKVCVTGQHREMLDQVLNLFEILPDYDLNIMQPGQSLCDITSTILLGLKPVLTEFQPDIVLVHGDTSTTFSASLAAYYQQIAVGHVEAGLRTGNLYSPWPEEGNRKLTASIAQLHFAPTPTAKANLVKENICDDLIAVTGNTVIDALLMIKHKLKTNADLGQTLIARFPQLDENKKMLLVTGHRRENFGLGFEHICQALAELAGKHPQVQIIYPVHLNPNVREPVNRLLKGIDNVQLIEPQSYLPFVFLMDRADIILTDSGGIQEEAPSLGKPVVVMRETTERPEAVIAGTVNLVGTDKKNIIAAIDNLLNDSEQYNKMSRAHNPYGDGKACERIIEIIKKHFDETADKHEISN; encoded by the coding sequence ATGGCAATAAAAGTATTGACGGTTTTCGGTACTCGTCCTGAAGCGATTAAGATGGCTCCTTTGGTCTGCGCTTTAAATGAAAGTACAGGTATAGACGCTAAGGTTTGTGTTACCGGGCAACATAGGGAAATGCTTGATCAGGTACTTAATTTGTTTGAGATCCTTCCCGATTATGATCTTAATATCATGCAACCCGGACAATCACTTTGTGATATCACCAGCACGATTTTACTCGGTTTAAAGCCGGTTTTAACTGAATTTCAGCCGGATATCGTGCTGGTTCACGGCGATACTTCAACTACATTTTCGGCGAGTTTGGCGGCCTATTATCAACAGATTGCTGTTGGTCATGTTGAAGCCGGGCTACGTACGGGAAACCTTTATTCTCCCTGGCCTGAGGAAGGCAATAGAAAATTGACGGCAAGCATTGCTCAATTGCATTTTGCTCCGACGCCAACTGCCAAGGCAAATCTTGTTAAGGAAAACATCTGTGATGATTTAATCGCAGTGACCGGCAACACAGTTATTGATGCTTTATTGATGATCAAACATAAGCTCAAAACCAATGCCGATTTAGGGCAAACTTTAATCGCCAGGTTCCCGCAACTTGATGAAAACAAGAAAATGCTGCTGGTGACGGGGCACAGACGGGAAAATTTCGGCCTTGGTTTTGAACATATTTGTCAGGCACTGGCTGAACTGGCCGGTAAACATCCCCAGGTACAAATTATCTATCCGGTTCATTTAAACCCGAATGTGCGGGAACCTGTCAACCGCCTGTTAAAAGGCATTGACAATGTCCAGCTAATCGAACCGCAAAGTTATTTGCCTTTTGTTTTTTTAATGGACCGGGCTGATATTATTTTAACGGATTCAGGCGGTATCCAGGAAGAAGCTCCCAGTTTGGGTAAACCGGTTGTGGTGATGCGCGAAACAACCGAGCGGCCCGAAGCTGTTATTGCCGGGACGGTAAACTTGGTGGGCACAGATAAAAAGAATATCATTGCGGCTATCGATAATCTGCTAAATGATAGCGAGCAATACAATAAAATGAGCCGGGCGCATAATCCTTATGGTGATGGCAAGGCGTGCGAGCGTATTATTGAAATTATTAAAAAGCATTTTGATGAAACTGCGGATAAACACGAAATAAGCAATTAA
- the wecC gene encoding UDP-N-acetyl-D-mannosamine dehydrogenase — protein sequence MSFKKVSVIGLGYIGLPTAAVIASRGIEVLGVDINLDTVETINAGDIHIVEPDLDIIVRGVVTTGKLRATTSPEAADVFMVAVPTPFIEGERDCHQPDLSYIESAANAIAGVLEKGNLVILESTSPVGATEKLAHWLAAARPDLTFPQDKGDMADIKVAHCPERVLPGYVLQELVSNDRVIGGMSSACSELAVSLYQTFVRGECIITNARTAEMAKLTENSFRDVNIAFANELSMICDKLKINVWELIKLANRHPRVNILNPGPGVGGHCIAVDPWFIVNSCPDEAKIIKQARLTNDAKPYYVIEQVTKAADEFKRPVIACLGLTFKADIDDLRESPALQIVRALTENQLGELLAVEPNINCLPGNLAGQGVELTSLTSALEKANVVVILVDHKEFKAADASQFATKVVIDTRGLI from the coding sequence ATGAGCTTTAAAAAAGTCTCGGTTATAGGGCTGGGTTATATCGGCCTGCCTACGGCCGCTGTTATTGCCTCACGCGGCATTGAGGTGCTGGGGGTTGATATCAACCTTGACACGGTAGAGACAATTAATGCCGGCGATATTCACATTGTGGAGCCTGACTTAGATATTATTGTCAGAGGTGTCGTGACTACGGGTAAGTTGCGGGCGACTACCAGCCCCGAAGCCGCCGATGTTTTTATGGTTGCTGTCCCGACTCCCTTTATAGAAGGTGAAAGAGATTGCCATCAGCCGGATCTCTCTTATATCGAATCGGCGGCTAACGCAATTGCCGGAGTGCTTGAAAAAGGCAACCTTGTGATTCTTGAGTCGACTTCCCCGGTAGGTGCCACAGAAAAGTTAGCACACTGGCTGGCAGCCGCCCGCCCGGATTTAACCTTTCCACAAGATAAAGGGGATATGGCCGATATTAAAGTTGCCCATTGTCCTGAGCGGGTATTGCCCGGATATGTGTTGCAAGAGCTGGTTTCCAACGATCGCGTTATTGGCGGTATGTCGTCGGCTTGTAGTGAACTTGCCGTCAGCTTATATCAAACTTTTGTCCGCGGGGAATGCATTATTACCAATGCCCGCACTGCGGAAATGGCTAAGCTCACCGAAAACTCCTTTCGGGATGTTAATATTGCCTTTGCCAATGAGTTATCTATGATTTGCGATAAGCTCAAAATCAATGTCTGGGAGTTGATCAAACTGGCCAATCGCCACCCCAGGGTGAATATTTTAAATCCTGGCCCCGGGGTCGGTGGTCATTGTATTGCCGTGGATCCCTGGTTTATCGTTAACTCTTGTCCCGATGAGGCCAAAATCATCAAACAGGCGAGATTAACCAATGATGCCAAACCTTATTATGTTATCGAACAAGTGACAAAAGCGGCGGATGAGTTCAAACGCCCGGTGATCGCTTGCCTGGGACTGACCTTTAAAGCGGATATCGATGATTTACGTGAAAGTCCTGCCTTGCAAATTGTCCGGGCGCTGACGGAAAATCAGCTAGGTGAATTATTGGCGGTTGAACCGAATATTAATTGTTTGCCTGGAAACCTGGCGGGGCAAGGGGTGGAATTGACGTCATTAACATCGGCTTTGGAAAAGGCCAATGTTGTGGTTATTTTGGTCGACCATAAAGAGTTTAAAGCGGCGGATGCCAGTCAGTTTGCTACTAAGGTTGTTATCGATACCCGCGGATTGATTTAA
- a CDS encoding serine O-acetyltransferase — protein MMLYRAGHWLARKNIPLLPTLCDLLIRLLHNCAVYSATEIGKGTQFAYGGIAVVIHKNSRIGDNCMIGSNVTIGGRSKSATVPVIGDNVYIATGAKILGAVTIGNNCVIGANAVVIADVPPDCVVAGIPAKVIKTGIDVKDYF, from the coding sequence ATGATGTTATACCGGGCCGGTCATTGGCTGGCAAGAAAAAACATTCCCCTTTTGCCGACACTGTGTGATCTGTTGATCCGTTTGCTCCATAACTGTGCGGTTTACAGTGCGACTGAAATAGGCAAAGGAACACAGTTTGCTTATGGCGGTATCGCCGTGGTGATCCATAAAAACAGCCGCATTGGTGACAATTGTATGATTGGCAGTAATGTCACCATAGGCGGAAGGTCAAAATCCGCTACTGTACCTGTGATCGGCGATAACGTGTACATTGCCACCGGCGCTAAGATATTGGGGGCGGTAACCATAGGCAATAATTGTGTTATCGGGGCAAATGCGGTGGTGATAGCCGATGTGCCACCGGATTGTGTTGTTGCGGGAATACCGGCAAAAGTTATTAAAACCGGTATAGATGTTAAAGATTATTTTTAA
- a CDS encoding glycosyltransferase family 4 protein encodes MRKVINLMAGTDPGGQGGIATVIKGLKGAGFLDEHNIRYLVTHSSKHQSRLPALLFFAKACLLLGYYLLFYRVGLIHLHMASRGSYTRKALLVRMAKAFGVKIIIHLHGGEFAEFYRKECSLKKQRHIRATFNLADRVIVLSRTWLTWVNSLLSGQNKAVVIYNAAVGQKAAATKARTLSILCLGRLAEKKGTGDLLRAYKKIVEQFPGSQLILGGDGDIDGYQQQAATLGLQDKVQFLGWVVGQEKSDWLATASVYVLPSYHEGFPMGIIEAMSAEVAIVASKAGGIPDAICHGHEGLLVDAGDIEGLADALALLLSQPELRSRYTQAAKQKYRQNFSPEIIFSQLNHLYLELLSDL; translated from the coding sequence GTGCGTAAGGTCATTAATTTGATGGCGGGCACAGATCCCGGGGGGCAGGGCGGTATCGCCACTGTGATCAAAGGTCTGAAGGGTGCGGGTTTTCTTGATGAGCATAATATCCGTTATCTGGTGACGCATTCTTCCAAACACCAGAGCCGGTTGCCGGCTTTATTATTTTTTGCCAAAGCGTGTTTGCTGCTTGGTTATTATTTGCTTTTTTATCGGGTTGGCTTGATACATCTGCATATGGCCTCCCGCGGCAGTTATACGCGTAAAGCTTTGCTGGTGCGTATGGCGAAAGCCTTTGGCGTCAAGATTATTATTCACTTACATGGCGGCGAATTTGCCGAGTTTTACCGCAAAGAATGTTCGCTGAAAAAACAGCGCCATATCCGTGCTACCTTTAATCTGGCCGACAGGGTGATTGTGCTGTCCCGTACTTGGCTAACCTGGGTAAATAGTTTGCTTAGCGGGCAGAATAAAGCTGTGGTGATCTACAACGCCGCAGTCGGGCAGAAGGCAGCGGCAACAAAAGCAAGGACCTTAAGCATTTTATGTTTAGGGCGTCTGGCAGAGAAAAAAGGCACGGGAGATCTGCTGCGGGCTTATAAGAAAATTGTTGAACAATTTCCCGGCAGCCAGCTTATCCTTGGCGGTGACGGTGATATCGACGGTTATCAACAACAAGCGGCAACTCTGGGTTTGCAAGATAAGGTACAATTTTTAGGCTGGGTGGTCGGGCAGGAGAAAAGCGACTGGCTCGCCACTGCCAGTGTCTATGTGTTGCCCAGCTACCATGAAGGCTTTCCGATGGGGATAATAGAAGCCATGTCGGCTGAGGTTGCCATTGTTGCATCAAAAGCCGGTGGTATTCCCGACGCCATTTGTCACGGGCATGAAGGCTTGTTGGTGGATGCCGGCGATATCGAGGGCCTGGCGGATGCTTTAGCCTTGTTGTTATCCCAACCTGAGCTGCGCAGCCGCTATACTCAGGCAGCGAAACAAAAATACCGGCAAAACTTCAGCCCTGAGATCATTTTCTCTCAACTTAATCACCTTTACCTGGAGCTGTTAAGCGATTTATGA
- a CDS encoding aspartate-semialdehyde dehydrogenase, whose amino-acid sequence MTDIMQTRNIAKGILTQAQADSFSGRDPFDGLNSRVFSAFPRLKQGIAGLAWTQFHKRSFLNFRPLAGVPKKRNPKGVALFILGLLEDYQRTQEMPYLSQAVELGQWLLTQQSDARQWQNACWGYHFDWKARAFFVPEGKPNMITTIYVARALYALGQVTGEDKYKAPALDSGNFIVKQLFVEHEGRQFFAYIPGETAFVHNASLWGAAWVAFVGKITNNSEYQQLALTVARQSVKEQAADGSWVYGARHHHQFIDGFHTGYNLEALHLLRLALNCDEFDAAIERGLAYYKCELFEQDGTAKYYSNNRYPLDMHSVTQAVITLLRVSGSKADIALAEKIIKRSIDNLYLPEKSRFAYQKNKHFTNKINYIRWTQAWVYYSFAYFNHHRVQQEK is encoded by the coding sequence ATGACAGATATTATGCAAACACGGAACATTGCGAAGGGCATACTCACACAAGCGCAAGCGGACAGTTTTAGTGGCAGGGACCCTTTTGATGGTTTAAACAGCCGGGTTTTTTCGGCTTTCCCGCGATTAAAACAGGGCATAGCAGGCCTGGCCTGGACTCAGTTTCATAAACGTTCTTTTTTGAATTTCCGTCCCCTGGCGGGGGTGCCGAAAAAGCGCAACCCGAAAGGGGTTGCCTTGTTTATCCTCGGCTTATTAGAAGACTATCAGCGAACACAAGAAATGCCTTATCTGAGTCAGGCTGTTGAACTGGGGCAGTGGCTGCTTACGCAGCAAAGTGATGCCCGGCAGTGGCAAAATGCTTGCTGGGGTTATCATTTTGACTGGAAGGCACGGGCATTCTTTGTGCCCGAAGGCAAACCGAATATGATCACCACTATCTATGTTGCCCGGGCGTTGTATGCCCTGGGACAGGTGACCGGTGAGGATAAGTACAAGGCACCGGCCCTTGATAGCGGCAATTTTATTGTTAAACAGCTTTTTGTCGAACACGAAGGGCGGCAGTTTTTTGCTTATATTCCCGGTGAAACGGCGTTTGTCCACAATGCCAGTTTATGGGGGGCAGCCTGGGTGGCGTTTGTCGGTAAGATAACAAACAATAGCGAATATCAGCAACTGGCCCTGACAGTAGCGCGCCAATCGGTTAAAGAACAGGCGGCTGACGGCTCCTGGGTATACGGTGCCCGGCATCATCACCAGTTTATTGACGGTTTCCATACCGGTTACAACCTTGAGGCTTTGCACTTGCTGCGTCTTGCCCTTAACTGTGATGAATTCGATGCTGCCATCGAGCGCGGGCTGGCCTATTATAAATGCGAGCTGTTTGAACAAGACGGTACGGCGAAATATTACAGCAATAACCGCTATCCGCTGGATATGCACTCGGTTACCCAGGCGGTTATTACCTTGCTGCGGGTCTCCGGCAGTAAAGCCGATATTGCGCTGGCAGAAAAGATCATCAAACGTTCAATTGATAACCTTTATCTGCCTGAAAAATCACGGTTTGCTTATCAAAAAAATAAACATTTCACCAATAAAATCAATTATATCCGTTGGACCCAGGCCTGGGTTTATTATTCATTTGCCTACTTTAATCATCATAGGGTACAACAGGAAAAATAA
- a CDS encoding WecB/TagA/CpsF family glycosyltransferase yields MSRIEFLGAPMDCMTMEKTVAHIEQQVSQGHFVQHVVVNVAKVVNMQQDPVLAQSVKSCDIINIDGMGVVWGARFCGHEVPERVAGVDLFHQLLAMSAERDFPVFLLGAREEVVAKTADKVKHLYPKLKIAGYHHGYFWQDEQALVDKVRKSGAKLLFVAITSPKKENFINAWQDKLGVNFVMGVGGTFDVVAGKVKRAPLWMQNAGLEWLYRIVQEPGRMWKRYLISNTKFALLLLKEKFLK; encoded by the coding sequence ATGTCGCGTATTGAATTTTTAGGAGCTCCCATGGATTGTATGACCATGGAAAAAACCGTGGCTCATATTGAACAGCAAGTTTCACAAGGCCATTTTGTTCAGCATGTGGTGGTTAATGTCGCTAAAGTGGTGAATATGCAGCAGGACCCTGTGCTGGCGCAATCGGTTAAATCTTGTGACATTATTAATATTGATGGTATGGGGGTTGTCTGGGGAGCACGCTTTTGTGGCCACGAAGTACCGGAGCGGGTGGCAGGGGTTGATTTATTCCATCAGCTATTGGCGATGAGCGCCGAGCGCGACTTTCCGGTATTTTTACTGGGCGCCAGGGAAGAGGTGGTGGCAAAAACCGCCGATAAAGTTAAACATTTATATCCCAAGCTGAAAATTGCCGGTTACCACCATGGCTACTTTTGGCAGGATGAGCAGGCGCTGGTGGATAAAGTCAGAAAATCGGGGGCTAAATTGCTTTTTGTTGCGATAACGTCACCGAAAAAAGAAAACTTCATTAATGCCTGGCAGGATAAATTAGGTGTTAATTTTGTGATGGGAGTCGGCGGCACTTTTGATGTGGTGGCGGGGAAAGTTAAAAGGGCACCGCTTTGGATGCAAAATGCCGGCCTGGAGTGGCTCTACCGGATTGTTCAGGAACCCGGACGCATGTGGAAGCGTTATTTGATTTCCAATACCAAGTTCGCGCTTTTATTGCTTAAAGAAAAATTTCTTAAATAG
- a CDS encoding undecaprenyl-phosphate glucose phosphotransferase, translating into MLQSKTFKPNSNTYSFLFKLIDLMIILAALPLAAEFYGIWLTSEYVIAGLTVAVAFLYFAETLSFYRSWRHGSFSEMMLIGLASLVLSFFFLTAVAFVLKQSADLSRMTIGLWFAIASLGFLLWRRFALSIQRKLRKSGYNVKKSAIIGATESGERLFREIQANDELGYQFVGFYEDRDSSRVSEQLVPHIKGGFEQALSLVREGEIDTLFIALPLKADQQITDILVKIGDTTVDIHFIPDFFIVNLMHARIIHVGDIDTLTVFESPYYGAKEWLKRTEDLLLGCLILLLIAVPMLFIALGIKLTSKGPVFFKQRRYGLNGEEIRVWKFRSMVVMENDHKVVQATKNDARVTPFGGFLRRTSLDELPQFFNVLKGDMSIVGPRPHAVAHNEEYRGQVPFYMFRHKVKPGITGWAQINGWRGETDTLDKMKKRVEFDLHYLKDWSIWFDIKIIFLTIVKGFVNKNAF; encoded by the coding sequence ATGCTGCAATCCAAAACCTTTAAGCCCAATTCGAATACATATTCGTTTCTGTTTAAACTTATCGACCTCATGATTATTCTTGCGGCTTTGCCTCTTGCCGCCGAATTTTATGGCATCTGGCTAACTTCCGAGTATGTTATCGCCGGCCTCACTGTGGCGGTGGCATTTTTATATTTTGCTGAAACCCTTTCCTTTTATCGCTCCTGGCGACATGGCAGCTTTTCTGAAATGATGCTTATTGGCCTGGCTTCGCTGGTATTATCTTTTTTCTTCCTGACTGCGGTTGCGTTTGTTCTAAAGCAGTCGGCTGATTTGTCACGTATGACGATAGGCTTGTGGTTTGCTATCGCATCCCTTGGTTTTCTGCTCTGGCGTCGTTTTGCCCTCAGTATCCAGAGAAAGTTAAGAAAATCAGGTTATAACGTGAAAAAATCTGCCATTATCGGCGCCACCGAAAGTGGTGAGCGCTTATTCAGGGAGATTCAGGCCAATGATGAACTGGGCTATCAATTTGTCGGCTTCTATGAAGACAGGGACAGTTCCAGGGTGTCGGAACAACTTGTTCCTCATATCAAGGGGGGCTTTGAGCAGGCCTTAAGCTTGGTCAGAGAAGGTGAAATCGATACCTTGTTTATTGCGCTTCCCCTTAAGGCTGATCAACAAATTACCGATATTTTGGTCAAAATTGGTGATACTACGGTTGATATTCATTTTATCCCGGATTTTTTCATCGTGAATTTGATGCATGCCCGTATTATCCATGTTGGCGATATTGATACCTTAACTGTATTTGAATCTCCTTATTACGGCGCGAAAGAATGGCTTAAACGTACTGAAGATTTACTGCTTGGTTGCCTGATTTTACTCCTTATTGCCGTGCCTATGTTATTTATAGCCCTGGGTATTAAATTAACCTCAAAAGGGCCGGTATTTTTCAAACAGCGCAGGTACGGTCTTAACGGCGAGGAAATTCGCGTCTGGAAATTTCGTTCTATGGTGGTGATGGAAAATGATCATAAGGTTGTCCAGGCAACAAAAAATGATGCCAGGGTAACCCCGTTTGGAGGGTTTTTACGGCGGACGTCACTGGATGAATTACCGCAGTTTTTTAATGTACTTAAAGGAGATATGTCTATAGTTGGCCCCAGGCCCCATGCCGTTGCTCACAATGAAGAGTATCGTGGACAGGTGCCGTTTTATATGTTTCGGCATAAGGTGAAACCGGGGATCACAGGTTGGGCGCAAATTAATGGCTGGCGTGGTGAAACCGATACCCTGGACAAGATGAAAAAGCGCGTCGAGTTTGACCTTCACTACCTCAAAGACTGGTCAATCTGGTTTGATATAAAAATTATTTTCTTAACCATAGTGAAAGGTTTTGTCAATAAAAACGCTTTTTAG
- a CDS encoding outer membrane beta-barrel protein — protein MNKSLAAIIFLVMPGVNAMAQGEGSHRSESGVVITPELQSGYQYDDNLYNRSADEQGSSVFVFAPSGNFLLEDGVNRYALDVGISSGHYLGQSDDDYLDGDIVFSGHFEPDSLQRLNLQVGANWRSEARGTGITEARHDLIDSPLRYFEQQAGLSYEYGALSSKAQLAFELGYLDKSYNNYQDITKYYDYSALLTGAKVFFTTHHRSQLFVELNRNTIRYEHLDNSGKSRDSDDYNLLTGFRWQATAVTAGRVILGYQLKDFTDQQRDNFNGLSWDVSLDWQPLTYTKVSIETQRKAKEPNVEGDYILASLYGLSWSHHWNDVLTTSVSGSYGEEDYQGVSRTDETRTLALSLDYRMSRWADVSLFGQMSDKDSSRRDIQFDKHLVGLNFVFSL, from the coding sequence ATGAACAAATCTTTAGCGGCCATTATTTTCTTGGTTATGCCCGGTGTTAATGCCATGGCACAGGGGGAGGGGTCGCATCGAAGTGAATCCGGTGTCGTGATCACGCCTGAGCTGCAAAGCGGTTATCAGTATGATGACAATCTCTACAACCGCTCTGCTGATGAGCAAGGCAGTTCTGTTTTTGTTTTTGCGCCATCAGGCAACTTTTTACTTGAAGATGGCGTAAACCGTTATGCCCTTGATGTCGGTATCAGCTCTGGCCATTATTTGGGCCAAAGCGATGACGACTATCTCGATGGTGATATTGTGTTTTCCGGTCATTTTGAACCGGACTCGTTGCAGCGGCTGAACCTGCAGGTCGGTGCTAACTGGCGCAGCGAAGCGCGCGGCACCGGCATTACAGAAGCCCGCCATGATTTAATTGATAGTCCCTTGCGTTATTTTGAGCAGCAGGCCGGTTTAAGTTATGAATACGGCGCACTGTCGTCAAAGGCGCAATTGGCTTTTGAGTTGGGTTACCTGGATAAAAGCTATAACAATTACCAGGATATCACTAAATATTACGATTATTCCGCGTTGTTAACCGGGGCGAAAGTTTTCTTTACCACGCATCATCGCTCGCAGCTGTTTGTTGAGTTAAATCGTAATACCATTCGTTATGAACATCTGGATAACAGCGGCAAATCCCGTGATTCTGACGATTATAACCTTTTGACCGGTTTTCGCTGGCAGGCAACCGCCGTGACGGCAGGCAGGGTTATCCTGGGCTATCAGCTAAAAGATTTTACCGATCAACAACGGGATAATTTCAATGGCCTTAGCTGGGATGTCAGCCTTGACTGGCAGCCGCTCACTTATACCAAAGTCAGCATAGAGACGCAGCGAAAGGCCAAAGAGCCCAATGTGGAAGGAGATTATATCCTGGCGAGCCTGTACGGGCTTAGCTGGAGCCATCATTGGAATGACGTGTTAACTACAAGTGTCTCCGGCTCTTATGGTGAAGAGGATTACCAGGGAGTGTCGCGTACCGATGAAACCCGCACGCTTGCCTTAAGCCTGGATTACCGCATGAGCCGCTGGGCCGATGTTTCGTTATTTGGCCAGATGTCTGATAAAGATTCGAGCCGTCGTGATATTCAATTTGATAAGCATCTGGTTGGATTAAATTTTGTCTTTTCTCTTTAA
- a CDS encoding polysaccharide biosynthesis/export family protein, which yields MLTRAAGLGLLLSTGFADASARDDYLLAPGDKIEITVFGQKDLSMAALLGKSGKISYPFLGEVIVAGLSITQLENTILKGLKQGYLINPSVYAQVVEYRPFYIHGEVEKPGAYPFHPGLTVNQAVALAGGFTERASHEKIQLLKEGKQSRPAVVPLTYSVSAGDTITVQQRFF from the coding sequence ATATTAACCCGGGCTGCCGGCCTGGGCTTGCTGTTATCCACCGGCTTTGCTGATGCTTCTGCCCGGGATGATTATTTACTGGCACCCGGTGATAAAATTGAAATCACGGTTTTTGGCCAGAAAGACTTATCCATGGCTGCCTTATTAGGTAAGAGCGGTAAAATAAGCTATCCCTTTTTAGGTGAAGTCATCGTCGCCGGTTTATCAATAACACAACTTGAAAATACGATTTTAAAGGGCTTAAAGCAGGGCTATCTGATTAATCCAAGCGTTTATGCTCAAGTGGTTGAGTATCGTCCTTTTTATATTCATGGTGAGGTAGAAAAGCCGGGAGCTTATCCTTTTCATCCCGGTTTGACCGTGAATCAGGCGGTTGCCCTGGCGGGAGGTTTTACCGAGCGGGCATCCCATGAAAAAATTCAGCTGTTAAAGGAAGGGAAACAGTCACGGCCAGCTGTCGTGCCATTAACTTATAGTGTCAGTGCCGGTGATACCATTACCGTGCAGCAAAGGTTTTTCTGA